Proteins found in one Quercus robur chromosome 2, dhQueRobu3.1, whole genome shotgun sequence genomic segment:
- the LOC126701168 gene encoding UDP-glycosyltransferase 79B6-like, with product MAECKSSELHIAMFPWFATGHMTPFLHLSNEIAKRGHKITFILPKKAQIQLQHLNLHPNFITFHPLTIPHVDGLPLGAETASDISISLVHLLAIAMDRTREQVENIFRAKTPDMVFYDNAHWIPEITKQLGIKSICYNVVSAASLAIAMVPTRNVPKDRAITKEELQQLPVGYPSSTIVLRSHEVDSLSFISLPFGDGITFYDRVTTAMKESDVISIRTCQEMEGQLCDYVGNQFGKSVLLTGPVLPEPSKSPSKGMWATWLDGFEPGSMVFCAFGSQIILEKKQFQELLLGFELIGLPFLIALKPPMECATVEEALPNGFKERVKERGRVFGGWVEQPLILSHPSVGCFVSHCGFGSMWESLMSNCQIVLVPHLGDQILNTRLLVEEMKVAVEVEREECGWFSRKSLSKAIKSVMDKDNEVGIMVKKNHAKWKEILASPDFMSGYMDKFVQNLQDLVLVNKKA from the coding sequence ATGGCTGAATGCAAGAGCTCAGAGCTTCACATAGCCATGTTCCCATGGTTTGCAACTGGCCATATGACCCCCTTTCTCCATCTCTCTAATGAGATTGCTAAGAGAGGCCACAAAATCACTTTCATACTGCCCAAAAAAGCTCAAATTCAGCTACAACATTTAAATCTTCATCCAAATTTCATCACCTTTCATCCCCTCACAATCCCTCACGTTGATGGCCTCCCACTTGGTGCAGAGACCGCCTCAGACATATCGATATCTTTGGTCCATTTGCTTGCCATTGCCATGGATCGCACACGTGAAcaagttgaaaatattttccgagcTAAAACTCCAGATATGGTATTCTATGACAATGCACATTGGATACCAGAAATCACCAAACAGCTTGGAATCAAATCAATTTGCTACAATGTTGTTTCTGCTGCATCGCTTGCAATTGCTATGGTTCCGACACGTAATGTTCCCAAGGATAGAGCCATTACAAAGGAGGAATTACAGCAACTACCAGTAGGCTACCCTTCATCGACCATAGTCCTTCGCAGCCATGAAGTTGATTCTTTATCATTCATTTCTCTACCCTTTGGAGATGGGATAACATTTTACGATCGTGTCACAACCGCCATGAAAGAAAGTGATGTGATATCTATTAGAACATGCCAAGAAATGGAAGGCCAATTGTGTGACTATGTGGGGAATCAATTCGGAAAGTCTGTGTTGTTAACAGGACCAGTGTTACCAGAGCCCTCTAAGAGTCCTTCGAAAGGCATGTGGGCTACTTGGTTGGATGGGTTTGAGCCTGGGTCAATGGTGTTTTGTGCATTTGGGTCTCAAATCATCCTTGAAAAGAAGCAATTTCAAGAACTACTATTAGGGTTTGAGTTAATAGGGTTGCCATTTCTAATAGCCCTGAAACCGCCAATGGAATGTGCAACAGTTGAGGAGGCATTGCCAAATGGGTTCAAGGAAAGGGttaaagagagaggaagagttTTTGGGGGTTGGGTGGAACAACCATTGATACTGAGTCACCCATCAGTTGGGTGCTTTGTGAGCCATTGTGGGTTTGGATCAATGTGGGAGTCTTTGATGAGTAACTGTCAAATAGTGCTTGTGCCACATCTTGGTGACCAAATATTGAATACTAGGTTACTTGTTGAAGAGATGAAGGTTGCTGTGGAGGTGGAGAGGGAAGAATGTGGGTGGTTTTCAAGAAAGAGCTTAAGCAAGGCGATCAAGTCTGTGATGGATAAAGATAATGAGGTGGGTATTATGGTGAAGAAGAACCATGCAAAATGGAAAGAGATATTAGCTAGCCCAGACTTCATGAGTGGTTATATGGATaaatttgtccaaaacttgcaagaTCTTGTACtagtaaataaaaaagcataa